A region from the Volucribacter amazonae genome encodes:
- a CDS encoding nucleobase:cation symporter-2 family protein, whose product MNHLLYSVEDKPPFGLSLLLAAQHLLAALGGIIAVPLVIGNVLKLPVEDTIVLVNAALLISGVVTIVQCKGIGPIGIRLPSVMGTSFTFVAAALAIGFSEYGVAGIMGASLAGSVVMIIGSFFMPYIRKLFPPVVTGTVVMMIGLSLIPVAVDWFAGGQRGDSHYATPENLMMATFVLVIVVALVQWGKGIFSAAAIVIGMMTGYIVALALGWVDFTGVKEAQVFAVPQPLHFGLAFPISGIIGMSIAYLVTIVESSGNFLALGNATQTEITGKHLRGGVLCDGLGSALAALMSTTPFSSFSQNIGVISLTGVASRYVVALTGALLVLAGLFPVFGALIVSIPLPVLGGAGLMMFAMIIAAGIQMLDNVERSRRNGLIIAISIGCGLAVTTRPELLDKLPSFFKEVFGSGITVGSLLALVLNLVLPQDKKA is encoded by the coding sequence ATGAACCATTTATTATATTCCGTTGAAGATAAACCACCATTCGGCTTGAGTTTATTATTAGCAGCACAGCATTTATTAGCCGCATTAGGCGGCATTATTGCCGTTCCTTTGGTAATCGGTAATGTATTAAAATTGCCTGTGGAAGATACCATAGTGTTAGTAAATGCCGCTTTGTTAATTTCAGGGGTGGTAACCATTGTACAATGTAAAGGGATTGGGCCTATTGGTATTCGTTTGCCTAGCGTGATGGGAACGAGTTTTACCTTTGTAGCCGCGGCATTAGCCATTGGTTTTAGTGAATATGGCGTGGCTGGCATTATGGGCGCATCGCTTGCGGGATCGGTGGTAATGATTATCGGCAGTTTCTTTATGCCTTATATTCGTAAACTTTTCCCACCTGTGGTAACAGGTACAGTGGTAATGATGATCGGTTTAAGTTTGATCCCTGTGGCGGTAGACTGGTTCGCAGGTGGGCAACGTGGCGATAGTCATTATGCGACCCCTGAAAATTTAATGATGGCGACCTTTGTATTGGTTATCGTAGTGGCATTGGTACAATGGGGGAAAGGCATTTTTTCTGCCGCCGCTATCGTGATTGGTATGATGACTGGCTATATTGTTGCTTTAGCATTAGGCTGGGTGGATTTTACGGGTGTTAAAGAGGCGCAAGTTTTTGCCGTACCTCAACCTTTGCATTTTGGTTTAGCCTTTCCCATTTCAGGCATTATTGGTATGAGCATTGCTTATTTGGTTACCATTGTGGAATCCAGTGGCAACTTCTTAGCCTTAGGTAATGCCACCCAAACAGAGATTACCGGCAAACATTTACGAGGCGGAGTATTATGTGATGGATTAGGCTCTGCTTTGGCGGCTTTGATGTCCACCACGCCATTTTCTTCTTTCTCACAAAATATCGGTGTGATTTCACTCACAGGCGTAGCAAGCCGTTATGTGGTGGCATTAACAGGGGCATTATTAGTGTTAGCAGGTTTGTTCCCTGTTTTTGGAGCATTGATTGTGTCTATTCCATTACCCGTATTAGGTGGTGCAGGATTAATGATGTTCGCTATGATTATCGCCGCTGGGATACAAATGCTAGATAATGTTGAACGTAGCCGCCGTAATGGCTTAATTATCGCCATTTCTATTGGCTGTGGCTTAGCGGTAACCACACGCCCTGAATTATTAGATAAATTACCGAGCTTTTTCAAAGAAGTGTTTGGTTCAGGTATTACAGTGGGATCATTACTGGCATTGGTATTGAATTTAGTTTTACCCCAAGATAAAAAAGCCTAA
- a CDS encoding phosphoribosylaminoimidazolesuccinocarboxamide synthase has product MTEISLKKIYSGKVRDLYEIDQHRMLMVATDRLSAFDVILPDPIPGKGEILTQISNFWFKKLAHIMPNHFTGETVFDVLPAEQAEQLQYRAVLCKRLTPIKIESIVRGYLTGSGLKDYQKTGTICGLALPEGLVEASKLPEPIFTPSSKAEVGDHDINISFAQCQQAIGKELAEQVKEKAIALYTEAARYALSKGIIICDTKFEFGLDENGVLTLMDEVLTPDSSRFWSVETYQEGTNPPSFDKQFIRDWLAQSGWNKQPPAPTVPAEIIEKTVAKYQEALDLLTK; this is encoded by the coding sequence ATGACAGAAATTAGCTTAAAAAAAATTTATTCAGGTAAAGTGCGAGATCTTTATGAAATCGATCAGCATAGAATGTTAATGGTTGCAACCGATCGTTTATCGGCATTTGATGTGATTTTGCCCGATCCAATCCCGGGCAAAGGGGAAATTTTGACGCAAATTTCCAATTTTTGGTTTAAGAAATTAGCCCATATTATGCCAAATCATTTCACAGGCGAAACAGTGTTTGATGTTTTGCCTGCTGAGCAAGCGGAACAATTACAATATCGTGCGGTGTTGTGTAAGCGTTTAACGCCGATCAAAATTGAGTCTATTGTGCGTGGTTATTTGACGGGCAGTGGCTTAAAGGATTATCAAAAAACAGGCACAATTTGTGGGCTTGCTTTACCTGAAGGGCTGGTTGAGGCGAGTAAATTACCAGAGCCTATTTTTACCCCTTCAAGTAAAGCGGAGGTGGGCGATCACGACATTAATATTAGCTTTGCTCAATGCCAACAAGCAATCGGTAAAGAACTGGCAGAACAAGTCAAGGAAAAAGCCATTGCGTTATATACTGAAGCTGCAAGATATGCTTTGAGCAAGGGCATTATTATTTGTGATACCAAGTTTGAATTTGGGCTAGATGAAAACGGGGTCTTAACTTTAATGGACGAAGTGTTAACGCCAGATTCAAGCCGTTTTTGGTCAGTGGAAACCTATCAAGAGGGGACAAACCCACCGTCTTTTGATAAACAATTTATTCGTGATTGGTTAGCCCAAAGCGGTTGGAATAAACAACCGCCTGCGCCAACCGTGCCAGCTGAAATTATTGAAAAAACTGTTGCAAAATATCAAGAAGCATTAGATTTATTAACCAAATAA
- a CDS encoding PLP-dependent aminotransferase family protein, translated as MRRLNYQLYRHSSTPLYVQLYQQIRQAIHAEQLQFGDKLPSKRHLCDYLQISQNTVENAYAQLLAEGYIESQPRRGFFVCFQSELQLARQPPRQKPTAFQPKANYLYDLNPNAIDTAHFPFAIWQKCGRGLGHKQQEQLLSLGDNQGELSLRNEIADYLLASRGIHCEPAQIVVAAGVDSCMQQLILLFNQLMEKPVYAMESYGYTSVKKLLALYHKPIVTLPLHQNNELDLSQLAPQSVNIAFVTPSHLYPFGQVLSIGQRQNLLEWADNGTQRYIIEDDYDSEFRYKGKPIPALQSLDMNQKVIYLGSFSKLIMPALRIAFMVLPKSLLPAYQQYCGFLHSSVSRFEQQRLAKFMAQGYFEQHIQRMRKRYRKKMELLCQLLTPYRQYLRYYGEHSGFYLLIEVLNSLYDVNELTQRAKAVGILVYPINYPNKCLLSLGFANLNENQLSNAVGLLCLQWGLRDKCL; from the coding sequence ATGCGGCGATTGAATTATCAACTTTATCGGCACAGTAGCACACCTTTATATGTACAGCTTTATCAGCAAATTCGCCAAGCTATTCACGCTGAACAACTTCAATTTGGCGATAAATTACCCTCTAAACGGCATTTATGCGATTATTTACAAATTAGCCAAAATACCGTTGAGAATGCCTATGCTCAATTATTGGCAGAGGGATATATTGAATCGCAGCCAAGACGGGGGTTTTTCGTATGTTTTCAATCGGAATTACAATTAGCTCGCCAACCCCCTCGTCAGAAACCAACCGCATTTCAGCCTAAAGCGAATTATCTCTATGATCTCAACCCTAATGCCATTGATACCGCACATTTTCCTTTTGCCATTTGGCAAAAATGCGGACGAGGCTTAGGGCATAAACAACAAGAACAATTATTAAGTTTAGGCGATAATCAAGGGGAATTGAGCTTGCGTAATGAGATTGCTGATTACTTACTTGCCTCAAGGGGCATTCATTGTGAGCCTGCCCAAATTGTGGTGGCGGCTGGGGTGGATAGCTGTATGCAACAGCTTATTTTGCTCTTTAATCAGCTAATGGAAAAGCCCGTTTATGCTATGGAATCTTATGGTTATACTTCAGTAAAAAAGCTGTTAGCCCTTTATCATAAACCCATAGTTACCTTGCCTTTACACCAGAATAATGAACTTGATCTCAGCCAGTTAGCCCCACAATCGGTTAATATTGCCTTTGTTACCCCCTCTCATCTTTATCCTTTTGGACAAGTGTTAAGCATTGGGCAACGGCAAAATTTGTTAGAATGGGCGGATAACGGCACGCAACGTTATATTATTGAAGATGATTATGACAGCGAGTTTCGTTACAAAGGAAAACCCATACCTGCTTTGCAAAGCCTTGATATGAATCAAAAAGTCATTTATCTTGGTTCATTTTCCAAGTTAATTATGCCAGCTTTGCGTATTGCCTTTATGGTGTTGCCCAAATCCTTATTGCCTGCTTACCAGCAATATTGTGGCTTTCTTCATTCTTCCGTTTCACGTTTTGAACAACAACGGCTAGCAAAATTTATGGCGCAAGGCTATTTTGAACAACATATTCAGCGTATGCGTAAGCGTTATCGCAAAAAAATGGAATTATTATGCCAATTATTAACCCCTTACCGCCAATACTTACGCTATTATGGCGAACATTCAGGTTTTTATTTATTGATTGAAGTATTAAATAGCCTTTATGATGTAAATGAATTAACCCAACGAGCAAAAGCAGTAGGGATTTTGGTCTATCCCATTAATTATCCGAATAAATGTTTATTATCCCTTGGTTTCGCAAATCTCAACGAAAATCAGTTAAGTAACGCTGTTGGTTTATTGTGTTTGCAGTGGGGGTTAAGGGATAAGTGTTTATAG
- the pdxS gene encoding pyridoxal 5'-phosphate synthase lyase subunit PdxS — MTTILGSDIVKRGMAQMQKGGVIMDVVNAEQARIAEAAGAVAVMALERVPSDIRAAGGVARMANPRIVKEVMNAVSIPVMAKARIGHITEARVLEAMGVDYIDESEVLTPADEEFHLLKSEFTVPFVCGCRDLGEALRRIGEGASMLRTKGEPGTGNIVEAVRHMRKVNAQVRKVVAMNLDELMTEAKNLGAPFELLLEIKRLGKLPVVNFAAGGVATPADAALMMELGADGVFVGSGIFKAENPEKFAKAIVQATTHYQDYDLIARLSEQLGEPMRGLDISQLSANERMQERGW, encoded by the coding sequence ATGACAACAATTTTAGGCTCAGACATCGTAAAACGTGGTATGGCACAAATGCAAAAAGGTGGCGTGATTATGGACGTAGTCAATGCGGAGCAAGCACGTATTGCCGAGGCTGCAGGAGCGGTGGCAGTAATGGCATTAGAGCGTGTCCCCTCTGATATTCGTGCCGCAGGTGGGGTGGCGAGAATGGCAAATCCTCGCATTGTAAAAGAAGTGATGAATGCAGTATCAATCCCTGTTATGGCAAAAGCCCGTATCGGACACATTACGGAGGCACGCGTACTTGAGGCAATGGGGGTGGATTATATTGATGAAAGCGAAGTATTAACCCCAGCCGATGAAGAGTTTCACTTGCTCAAAAGTGAATTTACTGTGCCATTTGTCTGTGGCTGTCGTGATTTAGGCGAGGCGTTACGCCGTATTGGCGAAGGGGCATCAATGTTGCGTACCAAAGGTGAACCCGGCACAGGCAATATTGTTGAGGCGGTACGCCATATGCGTAAAGTCAATGCCCAAGTGCGTAAAGTGGTGGCAATGAACCTAGATGAATTAATGACAGAAGCAAAAAATCTTGGTGCGCCTTTTGAGTTGCTACTAGAAATCAAACGATTAGGAAAATTGCCAGTAGTTAATTTTGCCGCAGGCGGCGTTGCCACCCCTGCTGATGCCGCATTAATGATGGAATTAGGCGCTGATGGCGTATTTGTCGGTTCAGGTATTTTCAAAGCGGAAAACCCTGAAAAATTTGCCAAAGCCATTGTACAAGCCACAACCCACTATCAAGATTATGATCTGATTGCCCGCTTATCTGAACAATTAGGCGAACCTATGCGTGGTTTAGACATTTCACAATTATCTGCGAATGAACGTATGCAAGAGCGTGGTTGGTAA
- the pdxT gene encoding pyridoxal 5'-phosphate synthase glutaminase subunit PdxT → MKTNAQLSIGVLALQGAVSEHLQQIQQLGANAIAVKTVENLTALDGLILPGGESTAIGRLMRQYGFIEAIQQFAHEGKGIFGTCAGMILLAKQLVGDEPSHLNLMDIVVQRNAFGRQVDSFQTDLTVKGLPTPVPAVFIRAPYIKAVNTDKVEILAEFEGNPVLAKQGKQLACAFHPELTADLSIMRLFLEMIRE, encoded by the coding sequence ATGAAAACAAATGCACAACTCAGCATTGGCGTATTGGCATTACAAGGGGCTGTAAGTGAACATTTACAGCAAATTCAACAACTTGGTGCAAATGCGATTGCGGTAAAAACAGTGGAAAATCTGACCGCACTTGATGGTTTAATCCTTCCTGGCGGTGAAAGTACCGCCATTGGTCGCTTAATGCGTCAATATGGTTTTATTGAGGCAATTCAACAATTTGCTCACGAGGGCAAAGGCATTTTCGGCACTTGTGCTGGTATGATCCTATTGGCAAAACAACTGGTGGGCGATGAACCGAGTCATCTTAATTTGATGGACATTGTGGTACAACGTAATGCTTTTGGGCGACAAGTGGATAGCTTTCAAACCGATCTTACCGTAAAGGGACTTCCAACCCCTGTTCCAGCCGTATTTATTCGCGCCCCTTACATTAAAGCCGTCAATACCGATAAGGTAGAAATTTTAGCCGAATTTGAGGGCAACCCTGTCTTAGCCAAACAAGGCAAACAACTCGCCTGTGCTTTTCACCCTGAATTAACCGCTGATTTATCCATTATGCGGTTGTTTTTGGAGATGATTAGGGAATAA